In Carassius gibelio isolate Cgi1373 ecotype wild population from Czech Republic chromosome B4, carGib1.2-hapl.c, whole genome shotgun sequence, one DNA window encodes the following:
- the LOC127956185 gene encoding serine-threonine kinase receptor-associated protein-like: protein MVSMAMRQTPLTCSGHTRPVVDLAFSGITPYGYFLISACKDGKPMLRQGDTGDWIGTFLGHKGAVWGATLNKEATKAATAAADFTAKVWDAVTGDEVLTLAHKHIVKSVNFTEDSNYLLTGGNDKVLRIYDLSKPEAEPQEIAGHTSAIKKALWCNNDQQILSAADDKTIRLWDKNTKEAVKTLSFDASVSSMEYIPDGEILVITYGKTVAFHNAQSLDLIKSVDAPASIHSASLHPEKDFFVAGGDDFKLYKYDYTTKEELESYKGHFGPVHCVRFSPDGELYASGSEDGTLRLWQTAVGKTYGLWKCVLPEELSSENSEALYCPPAEIKA from the exons ATGGTGAGTATGGCTATGAGACAGACTCCTCTCACCTGCTCTGGTCACACCAGACCTGTTGTGGATCTGGCGTTCAGTGGAATAACTCCTTATGGATATTTCCTCATTAGCGCTTGTAAAG ATGGCAAACCTATGTTGCGCCAGGGAGACACAGGGGACTGGATTGGGACGTTCTTGGGTCACAAGGGTGCTGTCTGGGGTGCCACCTTGAATAAAGAAGCTACAAAAGCAGCTACAGCCGCAGCAGATTTTACAGC AAAGGTATGGGACGCTGTCACTGGAGATGAGGTCCTGACCCTGGCGCACAAGCACATTGTGAAATCTGTGAACTTCACAGAG GACAGTAACTATCTCCTGACTGGAGGAAATGATAAAGTGCTGCGCATCTATGATCTCAGCAAACCAGAAGCAG AACCCCAGGAGATTGCAGGCCACACCTCGGCTATAAAGAAAGCTCTGTGGTGTAACAATGACCAACAGATTCTCTCAGCTGCTGATGACAAAACTATCAG ACTTTGGGACAAGAACACAAAGGAGGCAGTGAAGACTCTGTCGTTTGATGCTTCTGTCAGCAGCATGGAGTATATTCCTGATGGGGAGATCCTTGTCATCACATATGGAAAAACCGTTGCTTTCCACAATGCCCAAAG tttggatTTGATAAAGTCTGTGGATGCCCCTGCATCTATTCACTCTGCCTCACTGCATCCTGAGAAAGACTTCTTTGTGGCTGGAGGAGACGACTTCAAACTTTACAAATATGACTACACCACCAAAGAGGAATTGG AGTCATATAAGGGTCACTTTGGGCCCGTACACTGTGTGCGGTTTAGCCCTGATGGAGAGCTGTATGCAAGTGGCTCAGAGGACGGCACTCTACGTCTGTGGcagacagctgtagggaaaaCATACGGCCTGTGGAAATGTGTCCTGCCTG AGGAGCTGTCATCAGAGAACTCTGAAGCGCTGTACTGCCCTCCAGCTGAGATCAAGGCCTGA
- the LOC127956186 gene encoding lamina-associated polypeptide 2, isoforms beta/gamma isoform X2, with the protein MSEFLKDPSVLTKDKLKSALLAHNVALPNGEQKKDVYVQLYLKNLTAQNKKSSGSPDVFSSDEDLPPAPVLSNSSRSGRKATRKTDKVRPEDVDVIDLSNEALKDLLLKYGLNAGPIVASTRKVYEKRLQKLLDQGPPETVAPPSETSQTDGRQNGIVDSDQYSDKEEETVAPAPEFVPEPEPEVEAESIPVVERPIRSRGKVPVTSRTRSGQHHRDEDEEDVLNIKRKLKRSSRRLDQMVPASDDTENSELSSAEYGSVSQDRRRTGPVAARKEPRPLLTDRMSKLSSKTESLRRRSAPVRSFRPDLNEAPVTDKDFSKPSLAKEVSISLVRMKAQTLAEPKDPKPSKRSSTSATDWSESPKHHISPYQSTVSGLHSTTPIDKFDENAAEITSPPVRASNREPLVSLLNTACVEVDGQGMQDMLSCRSANRAPVAQNVKSVTVSKLSKSHLSQTKPSKPLMAMVSHLSPSCDGQRQVFPSHSVSFRDSASNTASEDSLPVLYDISQESFGSPKTESKTRQSKITPFFSQITSVRGLGGSQTETPKSATVEKVSAIDQTPRTVERDVLKEIFPTENLSTPTGISATCRRPIRGAAGRPLVGDTWLDESRLRLKELRETSSSSTYTETQSYTETRSVPRVAAVPLTASKPPAPPAVKSRAWRSLPVWVQLLLLSVVAGFLFFVYQAMETGEVGLFRQSGADDSTSK; encoded by the exons ATGTCGGAATTTCTGAAGGACCCGTCTGTGCTCACTAAAGATAAGCTCAAAAGTGCACTGCTGGCCCATAATGTGGCTCTGCCGAACGGCGAACAGAAGAAGGACGTATACGTACAGCTGTACTTGAAGAATCTGACCGCGCAGAATAAAAAGAGCAGTGGCTCTCCAGATGTCTTCTCCAGCGACGAGGATCTCCCTCCAGCCCCCGTGCTCTCCAACAGTAGCCGCTCTGGCAGG AAAGCCACCAGGAAAACTGATAAAGTCCGTCCAGAGGATGTTGATGTCATTGATTTGAGCAACGAGGCTTTGAAGGACCTTTTACTAAAGTATGGCCTGAATGCTGGACCCATTGTTG CATCCACTCGGAAGGTCTACGAGAAGAGGCTTCAGAAACTGTTGGATCAAGGTCCTCCAGAGACTGTAGCCCCTCCCTCAGAGACATCTCAGACAGACGGCAGACAGAATGGCATCGTAGACTCAGACCAGTACAGTGACAAGGAGGAAG AAACGGTAGCTCCAGCCCCTGAGTTTGTGCCAGAACCTGAACCGGAAGTAGAGGCCGAGTCGATTCCAGTTGTGGAGCGACCAATCAGGAGCAGAGGGAAAGTACCAGTGACTAGCAGAACACGCAGTGGCCAGCACCACAGG gatgaagatgaggaggatgTTTTGAACATAAAGAGAAAGTTGAAGAGATCTTCTCGCAGGCTGGATCAGATGGTTCCTGCAAGCGACGACACT GAGAACTCTGAGCTCTCATCTGCAGAATACGGCTCTGTTTCTCAAGACAGGAGAAGAACAGGACCTGTG GCAGCAAGAAAAGAGCCCAGACCCTTGCTCACAGATAGGATGTCAAAGCTGTCATCCAAGACTGAATCCCTGAGACGACGCAGTGCACCAGTCCGCTCATTTCGGCCTGATTTGAATGAGGCTCCTGTCACTGATAAG GATTTTTCTAAGCCCTCATTAGCGAAGGAGGTTTCGATTTCTCTGGTGAGGATGAAAGCACAAACCTTG GCAGAACCCAAGGATCCCAAACCCTCAAAGCGCTCCTCTACGTCTGCGACTGACTGGTCAGAATCACCAAAACATCACATCTCTCCTTACCAGTCAACCGTATCTGGTTTACATAGCACCACTCCCATTGACAAG TTTGATGAGAATGCAGCTGAAATCACTTCTCCTCCAGTTAGAGCATCCAATCGAGAGCCGCTAGTTTCCCTGCTTAACACTGCTTGTGTTGAG GTGGATGGCCAGGGTATGCAGGACATGCTGAGCTGTAGATCTGCGAACCGTGCTCCTGTG GCTCAGAATGTCAAATCTGTCACTGTATCGAAGCTTTCAAAGTCTCATTTGAGTCAAACCAAACCTTCCAAACCCTTGATGGCCATGGTGAGCCATCTTTCACCTTCCTGTGATGGCCAAAGACAGGTTTTCCCATCACACTCAGTTTCTTTTAGGGATTCTGCATCCAATACGGCTTCAGAGGACAGTCTACCTGTCTTGTATGACATTTCCCAG GAGAGCTTTGGCTCACCAAAGACTGAGTCCAAGACTAGACAGTCCAAAATCACCCCTTTCTTTTCCCAAATCACTTCTGTCCGAGGACTTGGTGGCAGCCAGACTGAGACGCCAAAGTCTGCAACG GTTGAAAAGGTGTCTGCTATTGATCAGACCCCAAGGACTGTAGAGAGAGATGTGCTTAAAGAGATCTTTCCCACTGAAAACCTCAGCACCCCTACTGGAATCAG tgcCACCTGTCGCCGACCAATCAGAGGAGCAGCCGGCCGGCCCCTGGTCGGTGACACATGGCTGGACGAATCCCGTCTCCGTCTTAAGGAGCTCAGAGAAACCAGCTCCTCCTCCACCTACACAGAGACCCAATCCTACACAGAGACCCGATCTGTTCCACGTGTGGCCGCTGTCCCTCTGACCGCCTCCAAGCCCCCGGCGCCCCCTGCTGTGAAGAGCAGAGCGTGGCGCAGCCTGCCAGTGTGGGTGCAGCTTCTGCTGCTCAGTGTGGTCGCTGGATTCCTGTTCTTTGTCTACCAGGCCATGGAGACCGGTGAGGTTGGACTCTTCAGGCAGAGCGGAGCAGATGATAGCACCAGCAAATGA
- the LOC127956186 gene encoding lamina-associated polypeptide 2, isoforms beta/delta/epsilon/gamma isoform X4, protein MSEFLKDPSVLTKDKLKSALLAHNVALPNGEQKKDVYVQLYLKNLTAQNKKSSGSPDVFSSDEDLPPAPVLSNSSRSGRKATRKTDKVRPEDVDVIDLSNEALKDLLLKYGLNAGPIVASTRKVYEKRLQKLLDQGPPETVAPPSETSQTDGRQNGIVDSDQYSDKEEETVAPAPEFVPEPEPEVEAESIPVVERPIRSRGKVPVTSRTRSGQHHREDEDEEDVLNIKRKLKRSSRRLDQMVPASDDTENSELSSAEYGSVSQDRRRTGPVAARKEPRPLLTDRMSKLSSKTESLRRRSAPVRSFRPDLNEAPVTDKDFSKPSLAKEVSISLVRMKAQTLAEPKDPKPSKRSSTSATDWSESPKHHISPYQSTVSGLHSTTPIDKFDENAAEITSPPVRASNREPLVSLLNTACVEVDGQGMQDMLSCRSANRAPVVEKVSAIDQTPRTVERDVLKEIFPTENLSTPTGISATCRRPIRGAAGRPLVGDTWLDESRLRLKELRETSSSSTYTETQSYTETRSVPRVAAVPLTASKPPAPPAVKSRAWRSLPVWVQLLLLSVVAGFLFFVYQAMETGEVGLFRQSGADDSTSK, encoded by the exons ATGTCGGAATTTCTGAAGGACCCGTCTGTGCTCACTAAAGATAAGCTCAAAAGTGCACTGCTGGCCCATAATGTGGCTCTGCCGAACGGCGAACAGAAGAAGGACGTATACGTACAGCTGTACTTGAAGAATCTGACCGCGCAGAATAAAAAGAGCAGTGGCTCTCCAGATGTCTTCTCCAGCGACGAGGATCTCCCTCCAGCCCCCGTGCTCTCCAACAGTAGCCGCTCTGGCAGG AAAGCCACCAGGAAAACTGATAAAGTCCGTCCAGAGGATGTTGATGTCATTGATTTGAGCAACGAGGCTTTGAAGGACCTTTTACTAAAGTATGGCCTGAATGCTGGACCCATTGTTG CATCCACTCGGAAGGTCTACGAGAAGAGGCTTCAGAAACTGTTGGATCAAGGTCCTCCAGAGACTGTAGCCCCTCCCTCAGAGACATCTCAGACAGACGGCAGACAGAATGGCATCGTAGACTCAGACCAGTACAGTGACAAGGAGGAAG AAACGGTAGCTCCAGCCCCTGAGTTTGTGCCAGAACCTGAACCGGAAGTAGAGGCCGAGTCGATTCCAGTTGTGGAGCGACCAATCAGGAGCAGAGGGAAAGTACCAGTGACTAGCAGAACACGCAGTGGCCAGCACCACAGG gaggatgaagatgaggaggatgTTTTGAACATAAAGAGAAAGTTGAAGAGATCTTCTCGCAGGCTGGATCAGATGGTTCCTGCAAGCGACGACACT GAGAACTCTGAGCTCTCATCTGCAGAATACGGCTCTGTTTCTCAAGACAGGAGAAGAACAGGACCTGTG GCAGCAAGAAAAGAGCCCAGACCCTTGCTCACAGATAGGATGTCAAAGCTGTCATCCAAGACTGAATCCCTGAGACGACGCAGTGCACCAGTCCGCTCATTTCGGCCTGATTTGAATGAGGCTCCTGTCACTGATAAG GATTTTTCTAAGCCCTCATTAGCGAAGGAGGTTTCGATTTCTCTGGTGAGGATGAAAGCACAAACCTTG GCAGAACCCAAGGATCCCAAACCCTCAAAGCGCTCCTCTACGTCTGCGACTGACTGGTCAGAATCACCAAAACATCACATCTCTCCTTACCAGTCAACCGTATCTGGTTTACATAGCACCACTCCCATTGACAAG TTTGATGAGAATGCAGCTGAAATCACTTCTCCTCCAGTTAGAGCATCCAATCGAGAGCCGCTAGTTTCCCTGCTTAACACTGCTTGTGTTGAG GTGGATGGCCAGGGTATGCAGGACATGCTGAGCTGTAGATCTGCGAACCGTGCTCCTGTG GTTGAAAAGGTGTCTGCTATTGATCAGACCCCAAGGACTGTAGAGAGAGATGTGCTTAAAGAGATCTTTCCCACTGAAAACCTCAGCACCCCTACTGGAATCAG tgcCACCTGTCGCCGACCAATCAGAGGAGCAGCCGGCCGGCCCCTGGTCGGTGACACATGGCTGGACGAATCCCGTCTCCGTCTTAAGGAGCTCAGAGAAACCAGCTCCTCCTCCACCTACACAGAGACCCAATCCTACACAGAGACCCGATCTGTTCCACGTGTGGCCGCTGTCCCTCTGACCGCCTCCAAGCCCCCGGCGCCCCCTGCTGTGAAGAGCAGAGCGTGGCGCAGCCTGCCAGTGTGGGTGCAGCTTCTGCTGCTCAGTGTGGTCGCTGGATTCCTGTTCTTTGTCTACCAGGCCATGGAGACCGGTGAGGTTGGACTCTTCAGGCAGAGCGGAGCAGATGATAGCACCAGCAAATGA
- the LOC127956186 gene encoding uncharacterized protein LOC127956186 isoform X1 → MSEFLKDPSVLTKDKLKSALLAHNVALPNGEQKKDVYVQLYLKNLTAQNKKSSGSPDVFSSDEDLPPAPVLSNSSRSGRKATRKTDKVRPEDVDVIDLSNEALKDLLLKYGLNAGPIVASTRKVYEKRLQKLLDQGPPETVAPPSETSQTDGRQNGIVDSDQYSDKEEETVAPAPEFVPEPEPEVEAESIPVVERPIRSRGKVPVTSRTRSGQHHREDEDEEDVLNIKRKLKRSSRRLDQMVPASDDTENSELSSAEYGSVSQDRRRTGPVAARKEPRPLLTDRMSKLSSKTESLRRRSAPVRSFRPDLNEAPVTDKDFSKPSLAKEVSISLVRMKAQTLAEPKDPKPSKRSSTSATDWSESPKHHISPYQSTVSGLHSTTPIDKFDENAAEITSPPVRASNREPLVSLLNTACVEVDGQGMQDMLSCRSANRAPVAQNVKSVTVSKLSKSHLSQTKPSKPLMAMVSHLSPSCDGQRQVFPSHSVSFRDSASNTASEDSLPVLYDISQESFGSPKTESKTRQSKITPFFSQITSVRGLGGSQTETPKSATVEKVSAIDQTPRTVERDVLKEIFPTENLSTPTGISATCRRPIRGAAGRPLVGDTWLDESRLRLKELRETSSSSTYTETQSYTETRSVPRVAAVPLTASKPPAPPAVKSRAWRSLPVWVQLLLLSVVAGFLFFVYQAMETGEVGLFRQSGADDSTSK, encoded by the exons ATGTCGGAATTTCTGAAGGACCCGTCTGTGCTCACTAAAGATAAGCTCAAAAGTGCACTGCTGGCCCATAATGTGGCTCTGCCGAACGGCGAACAGAAGAAGGACGTATACGTACAGCTGTACTTGAAGAATCTGACCGCGCAGAATAAAAAGAGCAGTGGCTCTCCAGATGTCTTCTCCAGCGACGAGGATCTCCCTCCAGCCCCCGTGCTCTCCAACAGTAGCCGCTCTGGCAGG AAAGCCACCAGGAAAACTGATAAAGTCCGTCCAGAGGATGTTGATGTCATTGATTTGAGCAACGAGGCTTTGAAGGACCTTTTACTAAAGTATGGCCTGAATGCTGGACCCATTGTTG CATCCACTCGGAAGGTCTACGAGAAGAGGCTTCAGAAACTGTTGGATCAAGGTCCTCCAGAGACTGTAGCCCCTCCCTCAGAGACATCTCAGACAGACGGCAGACAGAATGGCATCGTAGACTCAGACCAGTACAGTGACAAGGAGGAAG AAACGGTAGCTCCAGCCCCTGAGTTTGTGCCAGAACCTGAACCGGAAGTAGAGGCCGAGTCGATTCCAGTTGTGGAGCGACCAATCAGGAGCAGAGGGAAAGTACCAGTGACTAGCAGAACACGCAGTGGCCAGCACCACAGG gaggatgaagatgaggaggatgTTTTGAACATAAAGAGAAAGTTGAAGAGATCTTCTCGCAGGCTGGATCAGATGGTTCCTGCAAGCGACGACACT GAGAACTCTGAGCTCTCATCTGCAGAATACGGCTCTGTTTCTCAAGACAGGAGAAGAACAGGACCTGTG GCAGCAAGAAAAGAGCCCAGACCCTTGCTCACAGATAGGATGTCAAAGCTGTCATCCAAGACTGAATCCCTGAGACGACGCAGTGCACCAGTCCGCTCATTTCGGCCTGATTTGAATGAGGCTCCTGTCACTGATAAG GATTTTTCTAAGCCCTCATTAGCGAAGGAGGTTTCGATTTCTCTGGTGAGGATGAAAGCACAAACCTTG GCAGAACCCAAGGATCCCAAACCCTCAAAGCGCTCCTCTACGTCTGCGACTGACTGGTCAGAATCACCAAAACATCACATCTCTCCTTACCAGTCAACCGTATCTGGTTTACATAGCACCACTCCCATTGACAAG TTTGATGAGAATGCAGCTGAAATCACTTCTCCTCCAGTTAGAGCATCCAATCGAGAGCCGCTAGTTTCCCTGCTTAACACTGCTTGTGTTGAG GTGGATGGCCAGGGTATGCAGGACATGCTGAGCTGTAGATCTGCGAACCGTGCTCCTGTG GCTCAGAATGTCAAATCTGTCACTGTATCGAAGCTTTCAAAGTCTCATTTGAGTCAAACCAAACCTTCCAAACCCTTGATGGCCATGGTGAGCCATCTTTCACCTTCCTGTGATGGCCAAAGACAGGTTTTCCCATCACACTCAGTTTCTTTTAGGGATTCTGCATCCAATACGGCTTCAGAGGACAGTCTACCTGTCTTGTATGACATTTCCCAG GAGAGCTTTGGCTCACCAAAGACTGAGTCCAAGACTAGACAGTCCAAAATCACCCCTTTCTTTTCCCAAATCACTTCTGTCCGAGGACTTGGTGGCAGCCAGACTGAGACGCCAAAGTCTGCAACG GTTGAAAAGGTGTCTGCTATTGATCAGACCCCAAGGACTGTAGAGAGAGATGTGCTTAAAGAGATCTTTCCCACTGAAAACCTCAGCACCCCTACTGGAATCAG tgcCACCTGTCGCCGACCAATCAGAGGAGCAGCCGGCCGGCCCCTGGTCGGTGACACATGGCTGGACGAATCCCGTCTCCGTCTTAAGGAGCTCAGAGAAACCAGCTCCTCCTCCACCTACACAGAGACCCAATCCTACACAGAGACCCGATCTGTTCCACGTGTGGCCGCTGTCCCTCTGACCGCCTCCAAGCCCCCGGCGCCCCCTGCTGTGAAGAGCAGAGCGTGGCGCAGCCTGCCAGTGTGGGTGCAGCTTCTGCTGCTCAGTGTGGTCGCTGGATTCCTGTTCTTTGTCTACCAGGCCATGGAGACCGGTGAGGTTGGACTCTTCAGGCAGAGCGGAGCAGATGATAGCACCAGCAAATGA
- the LOC127956186 gene encoding lamina-associated polypeptide 2 isoform X3, with amino-acid sequence MSEFLKDPSVLTKDKLKSALLAHNVALPNGEQKKDVYVQLYLKNLTAQNKKSSGSPDVFSSDEDLPPAPVLSNSSRSGRKATRKTDKVRPEDVDVIDLSNEALKDLLLKYGLNAGPIVASTRKVYEKRLQKLLDQGPPETVAPPSETSQTDGRQNGIVDSDQYSDKEEETVAPAPEFVPEPEPEVEAESIPVVERPIRSRGKVPVTSRTRSGQHHRENSELSSAEYGSVSQDRRRTGPVAARKEPRPLLTDRMSKLSSKTESLRRRSAPVRSFRPDLNEAPVTDKDFSKPSLAKEVSISLVRMKAQTLAEPKDPKPSKRSSTSATDWSESPKHHISPYQSTVSGLHSTTPIDKFDENAAEITSPPVRASNREPLVSLLNTACVEVDGQGMQDMLSCRSANRAPVAQNVKSVTVSKLSKSHLSQTKPSKPLMAMVSHLSPSCDGQRQVFPSHSVSFRDSASNTASEDSLPVLYDISQESFGSPKTESKTRQSKITPFFSQITSVRGLGGSQTETPKSATVEKVSAIDQTPRTVERDVLKEIFPTENLSTPTGISATCRRPIRGAAGRPLVGDTWLDESRLRLKELRETSSSSTYTETQSYTETRSVPRVAAVPLTASKPPAPPAVKSRAWRSLPVWVQLLLLSVVAGFLFFVYQAMETGEVGLFRQSGADDSTSK; translated from the exons ATGTCGGAATTTCTGAAGGACCCGTCTGTGCTCACTAAAGATAAGCTCAAAAGTGCACTGCTGGCCCATAATGTGGCTCTGCCGAACGGCGAACAGAAGAAGGACGTATACGTACAGCTGTACTTGAAGAATCTGACCGCGCAGAATAAAAAGAGCAGTGGCTCTCCAGATGTCTTCTCCAGCGACGAGGATCTCCCTCCAGCCCCCGTGCTCTCCAACAGTAGCCGCTCTGGCAGG AAAGCCACCAGGAAAACTGATAAAGTCCGTCCAGAGGATGTTGATGTCATTGATTTGAGCAACGAGGCTTTGAAGGACCTTTTACTAAAGTATGGCCTGAATGCTGGACCCATTGTTG CATCCACTCGGAAGGTCTACGAGAAGAGGCTTCAGAAACTGTTGGATCAAGGTCCTCCAGAGACTGTAGCCCCTCCCTCAGAGACATCTCAGACAGACGGCAGACAGAATGGCATCGTAGACTCAGACCAGTACAGTGACAAGGAGGAAG AAACGGTAGCTCCAGCCCCTGAGTTTGTGCCAGAACCTGAACCGGAAGTAGAGGCCGAGTCGATTCCAGTTGTGGAGCGACCAATCAGGAGCAGAGGGAAAGTACCAGTGACTAGCAGAACACGCAGTGGCCAGCACCACAGG GAGAACTCTGAGCTCTCATCTGCAGAATACGGCTCTGTTTCTCAAGACAGGAGAAGAACAGGACCTGTG GCAGCAAGAAAAGAGCCCAGACCCTTGCTCACAGATAGGATGTCAAAGCTGTCATCCAAGACTGAATCCCTGAGACGACGCAGTGCACCAGTCCGCTCATTTCGGCCTGATTTGAATGAGGCTCCTGTCACTGATAAG GATTTTTCTAAGCCCTCATTAGCGAAGGAGGTTTCGATTTCTCTGGTGAGGATGAAAGCACAAACCTTG GCAGAACCCAAGGATCCCAAACCCTCAAAGCGCTCCTCTACGTCTGCGACTGACTGGTCAGAATCACCAAAACATCACATCTCTCCTTACCAGTCAACCGTATCTGGTTTACATAGCACCACTCCCATTGACAAG TTTGATGAGAATGCAGCTGAAATCACTTCTCCTCCAGTTAGAGCATCCAATCGAGAGCCGCTAGTTTCCCTGCTTAACACTGCTTGTGTTGAG GTGGATGGCCAGGGTATGCAGGACATGCTGAGCTGTAGATCTGCGAACCGTGCTCCTGTG GCTCAGAATGTCAAATCTGTCACTGTATCGAAGCTTTCAAAGTCTCATTTGAGTCAAACCAAACCTTCCAAACCCTTGATGGCCATGGTGAGCCATCTTTCACCTTCCTGTGATGGCCAAAGACAGGTTTTCCCATCACACTCAGTTTCTTTTAGGGATTCTGCATCCAATACGGCTTCAGAGGACAGTCTACCTGTCTTGTATGACATTTCCCAG GAGAGCTTTGGCTCACCAAAGACTGAGTCCAAGACTAGACAGTCCAAAATCACCCCTTTCTTTTCCCAAATCACTTCTGTCCGAGGACTTGGTGGCAGCCAGACTGAGACGCCAAAGTCTGCAACG GTTGAAAAGGTGTCTGCTATTGATCAGACCCCAAGGACTGTAGAGAGAGATGTGCTTAAAGAGATCTTTCCCACTGAAAACCTCAGCACCCCTACTGGAATCAG tgcCACCTGTCGCCGACCAATCAGAGGAGCAGCCGGCCGGCCCCTGGTCGGTGACACATGGCTGGACGAATCCCGTCTCCGTCTTAAGGAGCTCAGAGAAACCAGCTCCTCCTCCACCTACACAGAGACCCAATCCTACACAGAGACCCGATCTGTTCCACGTGTGGCCGCTGTCCCTCTGACCGCCTCCAAGCCCCCGGCGCCCCCTGCTGTGAAGAGCAGAGCGTGGCGCAGCCTGCCAGTGTGGGTGCAGCTTCTGCTGCTCAGTGTGGTCGCTGGATTCCTGTTCTTTGTCTACCAGGCCATGGAGACCGGTGAGGTTGGACTCTTCAGGCAGAGCGGAGCAGATGATAGCACCAGCAAATGA
- the LOC127956186 gene encoding lamina-associated polypeptide 2, isoforms beta/gamma isoform X5 yields MSEFLKDPSVLTKDKLKSALLAHNVALPNGEQKKDVYVQLYLKNLTAQNKKSSGSPDVFSSDEDLPPAPVLSNSSRSGRKATRKTDKVRPEDVDVIDLSNEALKDLLLKYGLNAGPIVASTRKVYEKRLQKLLDQGPPETVAPPSETSQTDGRQNGIVDSDQYSDKEEETVAPAPEFVPEPEPEVEAESIPVVERPIRSRGKVPVTSRTRSGQHHRVEKVSAIDQTPRTVERDVLKEIFPTENLSTPTGISATCRRPIRGAAGRPLVGDTWLDESRLRLKELRETSSSSTYTETQSYTETRSVPRVAAVPLTASKPPAPPAVKSRAWRSLPVWVQLLLLSVVAGFLFFVYQAMETGEVGLFRQSGADDSTSK; encoded by the exons ATGTCGGAATTTCTGAAGGACCCGTCTGTGCTCACTAAAGATAAGCTCAAAAGTGCACTGCTGGCCCATAATGTGGCTCTGCCGAACGGCGAACAGAAGAAGGACGTATACGTACAGCTGTACTTGAAGAATCTGACCGCGCAGAATAAAAAGAGCAGTGGCTCTCCAGATGTCTTCTCCAGCGACGAGGATCTCCCTCCAGCCCCCGTGCTCTCCAACAGTAGCCGCTCTGGCAGG AAAGCCACCAGGAAAACTGATAAAGTCCGTCCAGAGGATGTTGATGTCATTGATTTGAGCAACGAGGCTTTGAAGGACCTTTTACTAAAGTATGGCCTGAATGCTGGACCCATTGTTG CATCCACTCGGAAGGTCTACGAGAAGAGGCTTCAGAAACTGTTGGATCAAGGTCCTCCAGAGACTGTAGCCCCTCCCTCAGAGACATCTCAGACAGACGGCAGACAGAATGGCATCGTAGACTCAGACCAGTACAGTGACAAGGAGGAAG AAACGGTAGCTCCAGCCCCTGAGTTTGTGCCAGAACCTGAACCGGAAGTAGAGGCCGAGTCGATTCCAGTTGTGGAGCGACCAATCAGGAGCAGAGGGAAAGTACCAGTGACTAGCAGAACACGCAGTGGCCAGCACCACAGG GTTGAAAAGGTGTCTGCTATTGATCAGACCCCAAGGACTGTAGAGAGAGATGTGCTTAAAGAGATCTTTCCCACTGAAAACCTCAGCACCCCTACTGGAATCAG tgcCACCTGTCGCCGACCAATCAGAGGAGCAGCCGGCCGGCCCCTGGTCGGTGACACATGGCTGGACGAATCCCGTCTCCGTCTTAAGGAGCTCAGAGAAACCAGCTCCTCCTCCACCTACACAGAGACCCAATCCTACACAGAGACCCGATCTGTTCCACGTGTGGCCGCTGTCCCTCTGACCGCCTCCAAGCCCCCGGCGCCCCCTGCTGTGAAGAGCAGAGCGTGGCGCAGCCTGCCAGTGTGGGTGCAGCTTCTGCTGCTCAGTGTGGTCGCTGGATTCCTGTTCTTTGTCTACCAGGCCATGGAGACCGGTGAGGTTGGACTCTTCAGGCAGAGCGGAGCAGATGATAGCACCAGCAAATGA